One bacterium genomic region harbors:
- a CDS encoding ferredoxin — translation MENITFKISNECIGCKACVNVAQDNWGMSGSKAFVKKQPENEEEIKLCKQAMKVCPVNAISSEQGDSNITPVLSKSNIKATLDKHPQLKQILFDLSPKFRKLQNPAMYNTLARFATFEDAARLSGMSICEILHTLNKAIGTDKKLAASMPECISKNQTEDILTGEEITWEESSERYIYNNDTAPELIQKISHILPEQNIVIISVDKPDLVLKTAEGLNFKYSIEQNKEYRVSIFNPQKEQKLDWKDRKEEFDVLDVRSMMTDPFDIIIKKAYGIEEDGGFVLVQQFEPFPLINMLNEMGFESITEKKTPNEVRVYFHKKQIQKNKSSEDKDKPSVVIQSATPVAYPVIMRLLQSEKIRSSITIKELKVWEETEKHLGWIVNGKADISFSALITSVKLKDVDVKLPAMFVWDNFYILTRDHNAKNLKDLSGKKIYTPLFEEAPPAKITNYIIRAKGLNPDDFKLVFGEPFGRPEIIYRDFITGKAETVILREPEASYAIKAM, via the coding sequence ATGGAAAATATTACATTTAAAATATCAAACGAATGCATAGGCTGTAAAGCATGTGTAAATGTTGCACAAGACAATTGGGGGATGTCAGGGAGTAAGGCATTTGTTAAAAAACAGCCGGAAAATGAAGAAGAGATTAAACTATGCAAGCAGGCAATGAAGGTCTGCCCTGTAAACGCCATCTCTTCCGAGCAGGGCGACAGTAATATTACGCCTGTTTTGTCAAAATCCAATATCAAAGCGACTCTGGACAAACATCCGCAGCTAAAACAGATACTTTTTGATCTGTCGCCAAAATTCAGAAAACTTCAGAATCCTGCAATGTACAATACTCTCGCAAGATTTGCGACATTCGAAGATGCAGCCAGGCTATCCGGAATGTCTATATGTGAAATTCTGCATACTTTGAACAAGGCAATAGGTACCGATAAAAAACTTGCTGCATCAATGCCAGAGTGTATATCCAAAAACCAGACCGAAGATATTCTGACAGGTGAAGAAATTACATGGGAAGAAAGCAGCGAGAGATACATCTATAACAATGACACTGCCCCCGAATTAATCCAAAAAATATCTCACATCCTGCCTGAACAGAACATTGTAATAATCTCAGTTGACAAGCCTGATCTTGTGCTTAAAACTGCCGAGGGGTTGAATTTCAAATACAGCATCGAACAAAACAAAGAGTACCGAGTATCAATATTTAACCCTCAAAAGGAGCAGAAACTTGACTGGAAAGACAGAAAGGAAGAATTCGATGTACTTGACGTAAGATCAATGATGACTGATCCCTTTGACATAATCATAAAAAAGGCTTACGGCATTGAAGAAGACGGCGGATTTGTACTTGTTCAGCAATTCGAACCATTCCCGCTAATCAATATGCTGAACGAGATGGGATTTGAAAGTATAACGGAAAAGAAAACTCCCAATGAAGTAAGGGTTTACTTCCACAAGAAACAGATTCAAAAAAATAAATCCTCCGAGGACAAGGACAAACCGTCTGTTGTAATTCAATCTGCAACACCTGTTGCATATCCTGTAATCATGCGTCTGCTTCAGTCTGAAAAAATTCGTAGCAGCATTACAATAAAAGAGCTGAAAGTCTGGGAAGAAACGGAAAAGCACCTCGGCTGGATAGTAAACGGCAAAGCTGATATAAGTTTTTCAGCACTTATTACATCTGTTAAACTAAAGGATGTTGACGTTAAACTGCCTGCCATGTTTGTATGGGATAATTTTTACATTCTCACAAGAGACCATAATGCAAAAAATTTAAAGGATCTGAGTGGAAAAAAAATATACACGCCTCTTTTTGAGGAGGCTCCTCCCGCAAAAATTACCAATTACATAATCAGGGCAAAAGGGCTTAATCCCGATGATTTCAAACTTGTTTTCGGAGAGCCTTTCGGACGGCCTGAAATAATTTACAGAGATTTTATTACAGGTAAAGCGGAAACTGTTATTCTGCGCGAACCTGAAGCAAGTTACGCAATAAAAGCTATGG